A stretch of DNA from Thermogemmatispora onikobensis:
CAACGACGATGCCCGCAATCATATCGTCTACCGCGGCGAGCGCTGCTTTATGATGCTCAATCTCTATCCATACAATAACGGCCACTTGATGATCGCTCCTTACCACCACGTGCCCAGCATCACGGAGCTGGAGGCGGAGACGCTCGGCGAGCTGATGGCTCAGGCCCAGCTGGCTCTGCGCGCGCTGCGCAGGCTGATGGCCCCCGATGGCTTCAATCTGGGGATCAATGAGGGGAAGGTGGCCGGCGCCGGCTTCGCCGAACATATGCATCTGCACATAGTGCCGCGCTGGCTCGGCGATACGAATTTTATGCCAGTGATTGCCGATGTGAAGGTGATCCCCGAGCATCTCGATAATGTCTATCGCCAGCTTAAGGAGACGATCGA
This window harbors:
- a CDS encoding HIT family protein, encoding MENLWAPWRMAYITPKDQQAKSEECIFCSKPAANDDARNHIVYRGERCFMMLNLYPYNNGHLMIAPYHHVPSITELEAETLGELMAQAQLALRALRRLMAPDGFNLGINEGKVAGAGFAEHMHLHIVPRWLGDTNFMPVIADVKVIPEHLDNVYRQLKETIETLLHS